The Glycine max cultivar Williams 82 chromosome 3, Glycine_max_v4.0, whole genome shotgun sequence sequence CCTTTCAAATCAGATATATGCCAACCAATTGCAgctttgtgccttttcaaaatctgCACTAGCTGATCTTCGTCTATTTTCTTCAACAAGTTGCTAATAATTACTGGTTTGGAGGTATTGTCTTCCAAAAATACATACTTTAAATATGCAGGCAAGGTCTTCAGCTctacttttgttttttctatttgcCCACCgttcttcaattcttcaaatGCAGTATGTCCCTCAGAATTTTCTCCTGCACCATCCAACTCTTTAATACAAGTCCGCACTTCATGTTCCTCCTCTTTAGTAAGACATTCTACATGATTAATCAATGCTTTTTCCAAAGGAGAGTGCAGTGCCATGGCTGTAGCGACTAATTCTATTTCCTATTCTACCTTGTCCAGATCAAAGCAAGCTTTCATATCATTTGTATGCTTCATTGCTTCAAATAAGTCGAATGAGACTTTCTGATCCTCCACACCCAATTCTAACTTTCCTTTCCCCATATCTACTATACAGTTGGTCGTGGACATGAAAGGATGGCCCAATAATATAGGAATGTCAGGATCCTCCTCTATATCCATACCATAAAATCTGCACGAAATAGAAGCTGCTTGACCTGAATTAATACATCCTCAATCACTCCATATGGTCTAGCAATGGAACGATCAGCCAATTGGAGGGTCATGCATGTGGGcattatctccaactctccaaGTCGCCAgcacatggagagaggcattaaattgatactggctcccaaGTCAATGAGAGCTTTGCCTACAGCAACCTCGCCGATAGAACACGGTATCATGACAactccaggatctttgtgcttgggtggaaggatgcGTTGAATGACAGCACTACAGTTACCTTCCACAACAATTCtgtcactatggatgtaccAGTTCTTCTTGGTTAGCATATGCTTCAAAAATTTAgcatagaggggcatttgctgaagtgcttctccaaaaggcaaagtaatttcaagtttcttaaagatatcaagaaatctggccaGATGacgttctttatctttccgggATCCTTGTCTTCAGTAGGAGtagcctctttcttcttttctctaatGGCCTCAGtctttccctttttcttctCATCCTCAATAACCTTCTCTTTTCGAttctcatttttcaatttttttcctttttatttttcttcttcttttatttctttttgtttttatttttctttttcctccttcttctttattctctctttACAGTCTCTTATTGGTGTCTCTGCTTCTTCATCACCTTCtgcttcctcaacaatttcttcaagttcaactaAATCATCAACTGGTTCAAGTGCCGGCTGATCAGCCAGCTGTTGTTTAAATCCCTCCACCTTCTGATCAGCTCTTCCTTACTCAGCTTGAATCACCATTCTGCTTCTAGTCATCACAGCTTTACACTTTTCCTTAGGATTTTTTTTCCGTGTTTGCTGTAAAGTTGTTGGATGGTCTTTCAGCTAACTGCTTTGCAAGCTGGCCCACCTGATCTTCTAGATTCTTAATTGCAGACTCCATGCTCTTTTGGTTAGGCATTGACACTTGCATGaattgagctagagtctcttccagctttgtGGTTTGATCATAGAGACTTGACATCTGCTGTAGTGGCCTTGTAGATGAATCACCCTAGTCTCTGTTGAATTGCTTACCAGGGTGATTTTGCCACTGTCTCTGCTGTTGATACTACTGGTTGTTCTAAAATCCTGGAAATCCACTTGTATTGAAATCGCCTCTGGGCTGATTCCCCATATAATTAACCTCATGTGCAATTTTCTCTTCATTAGGGATACAacatccagattcatgagctccaccacaaattgtacatcctgcaacctgcaaaatagaagaatgtgaagTTTGTGCAGAATGAagctgagttggcaacttactgagTGTTTTTGTTAATGTCTCTAGTTGCTTGGATAGAAACTTATTTTGTGCCTACAGAGCGTCCTGTGAGGTTAGATCCAATAAGCTCTTCATAGTAGGAATGTGGGCTCGGTCTCTCAGAATGACAATGTCACAAGCAGCCATGCTTTCAATTAAGTCCATTGCTTCCTCGGGGGTCTTCATTTTGGTCTTACCCCCAGCTGAAGCATCCAAGAGCTGCTTAGATTGTGGTCTCAACCCATCTATGAATATGTTGAGTTGTATTAGTTCTGAAAAATCATGAGTGAGAGTCTCTCGCAATAAACCTATGAATCTTTCAAGTGCCTCACTCAACGATTCATCTGGAAATTGGTGGAAGGAAGAGATGGCAGCTTTGCCTTCTGCAGTCTTCGATTCAGGGAAGTACGTCTTCAAGAACTTTTCACTACTTCATCCCATGACTTCAGACTGTTTCCTTTAAAAGAATGAAGCCATCTCTTAGCTTGTCTAgctaaagaaaatgagaacatACTCAACCTGATTGCATCTGCAGGCACACCCGTCAGCCTGATAGTATTGCATATCTCTATGTAGGTGGCTGCCAAGTGAACATAAGGGTCTTAATTGGGTAGACCAtggaatatattattttgaatcagcTGTATCAAAGAGGGAGGATAAGTAATTGTCTGAGCTTGAACTTCGGGCAGTGCAATactggtgaaaaattgtggcacagtagaacttgaataatcctccagggttactcttcttggctctttaGCCATGATTGGGTCTTCAATTAAATCTGTATGAGATTTCCCTAGAATAGGAAAGCTAGAAGACGCCTCGGAAGATCGAGGTTCTTCTTCTGGAGTTGCTGCTACTTCTAAGTCCtacaaaaaatttctaattctcTCTGCGTTACGCCTCCTGCAAGTagcgttaatctccaaatcgaTGGAGATCAAATCACCTAcagtagatcttctttgcatacaagaaaatagaacaacaattatccagttcaaaagaatAATGAATTTACAGTAATGAAAGTATACACAAAAGAATCAATGAGTCAAACAAAAGATGATAAAAAGCAATGCCgtaaaactaaactaaactctTCTAATGAATCTAGCTACCTGGCAATGGTGCCATAACTACTTTGTTCATCTTCCCATACGGTTCCTATTTCTCCAATTCTCAACAattatattcaagggaaatgaaacaTTAGAAAGCACAttggatcgtcaagtatttaaaattaaaatggatgaatccaagtatcgaactcagggaactagtattagacagggttaaattaaaaaataaggcattgttgaaagaaacattgataattgatggtttagaacagaattaaactaagtctaggctaaaaacaataaaaatgcaagtaagtaagatTGACAGTAGTAGGTAAAAGTCTttggtctttctaacaaacaagctgatgcatataaggatatttctctaatcaatcatgcttttgtgttatatgttgtagcctaaagtactaaacctcaATCCCTCATTAGGCTAGATTAActcaagcttcatcctcagatccctcttgttggagtAGGCTTAACTTAAGCAGCCCTTgtaggtttagactaatttaaactaagcttcgtcctcagatccctcttgttggactaggcttagattaaacaacattatcatcacaactgtagaagcaagcttcattgcttcatgatgatgaatcaagattgattcatgatgatgaatcaagattgattcaaggtgttttgatgataacaaagatgatgacaaaaagcccatgagaatgatttcaagattgagtcaagaacaattcaaaaatcaagaaaaagattcaagagaagtttcaagtttcaagttttcaagaatcaagaataatcaagatcaagattcaagactcaagattcaagaatcaagaaaaggctcaatcaagataagtacaaaaaagtttttcaaaacattgagtagcacatgaagttttcacaaaagcttttaccaaagagtttttactctctggtaatcgattaccagtttactataatcgattaccagtggcaagttttgttttcaaaaagctttcaactgaatttacaacgttccaatcaatttcaaaatggtgtaatcgattataatatattggtaatcgattaccagtatgtttgaacgttgaaattagaattcaaatgtgaagagtcacatcctttcacaaaaatgctttgtgtaatcgattacaataatttggtaattgattaccagtgataagttttgaacaaaaatctaaagatgtaactcttccaatggttttcaagtttttctaaaggttataactcttctaatggttttgttgaccagacatgaagagtctataaaagcaagtccttaacttgcattttcaataacaattattacaatctttgaatctctttgaacatgttcttcttcttcttcctttgccaaaagctttctaaagttttttggttttccaaaccttgaaaacaaaagtgtgctattcatctttttcattcccttctccctttgccaaaaagaattcgctaaggattaaccgcctgaattctttttgtgtctctcttctcccttttccaaaagaacaaaggactaaccgcctgaattctttttgtgtctctcttctcccttttccaaaagaacaaaggactaaccgcctgaattcttttgtgtctcccttctcccttgtcaaagaattcaaaacaacacagtctgagaattcttttgattcttccctttcccataaacaaaagatttcaaaggactaaccgcctgagaattcttttgtttcccccttcacaaagttttgaaggactaaccgcctgagaactttgtcttaacacattggagggcacatcctttgtggtacaagtagagggtacatctacttgggttgttgtaactgagaacaagagaggatacatctcttgtggatcagttctagtagagggtacatccactaggttgttcaacgagaacaagggagggtacatcccttgtggatctttgcttgtaaaggattttacaaggttgaaaagaaatctcaaggaccgcaagttgcttggggattgaacgtaggcacgggttgttgccgaaccagtataaaactcttgtgtttgtcttcttcttccctacactctttattttccgttgtgcactttaattatcgcttttacttttggttaagtttctatttctgttttttactttcttaaaatatagtaaaagcctaattgaatctagtaacattaagaaggatagatttttaattagtaaaggttcattaataattaattcaacccccattcttaattattccgaggccacttgatccaacaagtggtatcagagcaggtttcttgtagaaagtttaaccacttcaagattcatggcctcttcaaattctttgtttcctgaaggaaattgcATTCGTAGACCACCtatcttcaatggtgagggttaccactattggaaaacctgtatgcagattttcattgaagccatagatttaaacatttgggaagcaatagaaataggaccttatatACCCATtgtagtagatgtaagcactagtaccacaacacaaaaacctagagataagtggacagaagaagatagaagaagaatccagtatgatcttaaagccaaaaacattattacatcagccctaggaatagatgagtattttagagtgtcaaactgcacaaatgccaaggagatgtgggatactctccaacttacacatgaaggaaccactgatgtaaaaagatctagagtcaatacccttacacatgagtatgaattgtttaggatgaaccctTATGAAAACATTCAtagcatgcagaaaagatttacacataCAATTAACCATCTTgcctctttaggaaaaatctttcctaatgaagatttgattaataaagttttaagatgcttaagtagggaatggcagcccaaggtaacggttatttctgaaagtaaagatctctcttctatgtctcttgctacattatttggaaaattgcaggaacacgagatggaactccaacgtcttaatcaaaatgatgaaaccgacaaaaagaagagaagtataacccttaaagcctcatcatcaatgcaagaagcaaatgaagaagaagattcagatgatgaagaagacttctcactctttgtgaagaagtttcaaaaatttgtcaagaaaagaagaatcgaGAGGCGTCAGAATTTCAACAATGGATGAAAATCACAAGAAGACTCACAAGTTCTTAGatgttacaaatgcaaccaacttggtcacatcaaagctaattgtccttcaaatgaagaatggcctgagaaaagtgataagaaaaggtatgatgaaagaaggaccaagaagacctacattgcatgggatgataatgattcatccgatggttcagaaaaggaAATCAACCTTCTAACCAAGGATTATGAGAGTGATGAGAACATTTCTCAAGAAggttaaacaaaaatcaaaagtatgactttcatctttgaagatctagacacctttaatcatgaaaaaggtaacatcaaaaccattctcttgattaaaatttatttttggttgaaattttcctttcaattaatttgattatgatgactaacaaatttttattttgtttgttctaattgattaaaactatgagtatgtgtttatatgttcttgattgagtttatttttaaacatgaagtctcctttaaaattttgataatatttatgATCTTTATTCTTCATTACTTGAGTTGAATTGATTATTgtgatataattgaatatatagatatacatatttcctttaaataattatgcatgattttgaatatgatatgtgaattatttgattaagattcattcataaagtattttttaatatattttttttctctaagaaAGTATTATGATACTCATTCAAATCCATTTTCCCTTAAAAGTCAATCagcttttattttttagctAAAATGCTCTCTAGTAATCTATTATCATattagtgtaatcaattacaggcagttatttttggctgaaatgctctctggtaatcgattaccatattagtgtaattgattacaacgcgtccctgcacctatatattcaaatttcaaaatcagaAATCTGCATCTTCTCTCTTTTTCGAAAACCCTCGTCCCCAATTCTCCCTCctgccatatctcactcatttcttgaccaaatcactccccacaaagcccaaacttcatcttttttcattctctttcatttgaaccgattgaaatttcaaataatcccTTCTAATGgcggaaccatcaaagaagcgaaAGGGTTCTTCGAGTCGGAGTCAACGACATTCCGAGACTCAGGAAACGCCGATTCCTTCCTTTATTCCCTCTGCCTCATTGTTTTCATCTGAAGAACAGCggacatcccttgtggatctttggcttgtaaaggattttacaaggttaaaagaaatctcaagaatatGCTAGGGATGAGGcgactcatggagaaaaacatgGTCACCGCTGCTGTTGTTAGTTCgactgccgaagcagacccaactctcctagctGCCGTGCACCATCATCCCCCAAATACGATAGGACGAGGAAggaacacactggggcacaacagcaacccccatttgggatacaaacaagcggcttacccttatggattgccgcctaaTTACACGCCGCCAGTCATGCAAGATGATGCGGGTCATATCTCTtctcccatccttgaaggggagcctcctcgacagcccgacgaggtccacgaagATCATCAAGAGTATGCCCAAAGGGATGTCAAGTTCTACCCCCCGATCCCCGTCGAGGGGCCGGCACCCAACactttgcctcagcccaacctcacaACACAGCCAATAatcttgtccacagaaggaccacccccggtgaccgaagaaagaaggaaactcgatctccttgaggagagattgagggttgttgaaggctttggtgactatccATTCGCGGACATGacagatctttgcttggtattggatgttgttatccccccaaaattcaaagtgccggacttcgacaagtataaagggacgacttgtcccaagaaccatctcaagatgtattgtcgcaagatgggtgtgcactctagggatgagaagctattaatacactttttccaagatagcttggccggagccgtggttgtttggtacactaatctggaagcttcccgcatccgtacttggaaggacctgattactgctttcctaaggcaatatcagtataattccgatatggctcccgatcgcactcagctacataatatgttcaagaaggaaggtgagacctttaaagaatacgcacagcggtagagagacctggcagcacaagtggcccctcccatggtcgaaagggagatgatcaccatgattgTAGATaccttgccagtgttttactatgagaagttggtaggctatatgccgtccagcttcgcggacctagtattcgccggggaaagaatcgaagtagggttgaaaagagggaagttcaATTACATTTCCTCCACAAGTGCCAATGCTAAAAGaatcggagcaactggggcaaaaaggaaggagggagatgcccacgccgtcacttcggcgcccgcgtgggtcaaacccccgcagacatctcatggtacacatcagtacgcgcaacatcatccGAGCTTCTTAGCTCACGCCGAGAACTCCTCTAATTCAGCACCCATGCAGCCTAACGCACCCAttcagagggaggccccccaagttccaactccaaccacgactcgcccggccgccAATCCCAACgcaatgaggaactttcccccaaggccaattccagaattcaccccactcccaatgacgtatgagGACCTCTTGCCGTCTCTTATCGCCAACCAACTGGCCATAATAACTCTTGGGAAGATCTTCCAACCCCCTTTtccaaagtggtatgatcctaatGCGACTTGCACATACCATGGGAataccccggggcattccatcgtaaaatgcttggcccttaaaaaCGAGGtcaaacatttgatagatgctggatggctgacatttcaagaggatcggcccaacgtgaaaaccaacccgcttgccaatcatggaggaggagcggttaatgccattGGGTCAGATAGGacgcgcaggtctaaacctttaagggacgtggcaacccctaggaggtttatctttgaggccctacaaaacgAAGGAGTga is a genomic window containing:
- the LOC121174553 gene encoding uncharacterized protein, whose product is MAPLPATYIEICNTIRLTGVPADAISEKFLKTYFPESKTAEGKAAISSFHQFPDESLSEALERFIGLLRETLTHDFSELIQLNIFIDGLRPQSKQLLDASAGGKTKMKTPEEAMDLIESMAACDIVILRDRAHIPTMKSLLDLTSQDAL